From the genome of Pygocentrus nattereri isolate fPygNat1 chromosome 25, fPygNat1.pri, whole genome shotgun sequence, one region includes:
- the mfsd6a gene encoding major facilitator superfamily domain-containing protein 6-A isoform X2 — protein sequence MAHDDRMAILADEEDEEQKRSDALSQRFNRLSLEVQDQTKPTDPDPAILTPDSQHELNCCERLCLRINRHLLVSKVFYFFFYAAYGSLHPLLAVYYKQLGMTPSHSGLLVGIRYFIEFCSAPFWGVVADRYRKGKVVLLFSVFCWLMFNCGIGFVKPAAMSCRLEKPMMTTTLSPTLASTNGTLAPAIATRNETLASTVASTNGTSASTIASTNGTSASTIASTNGTSASTVASTNGTSASTVASTNGTSASTVASTSSTLGPIVASTIGTGTVQPLNTSSNHTRQRRDLIGHPARLSLLSSNQKLGYSSQRWFKRDINVSLSMVSDQNLSSTTRPQSSTTPRPPLNTTTAPSHHTTKPPEYVIDFNPDQVEAIFLLILLVIIIGEFFSAPAVTIVDTVTLQYLGPHRDRYGLQRMWGSLGWGLAMLFVGIWIDHTHMVYIIDGIVGCVLPDYKNYQIAFIVFGVLMAMALIVATQFQFDLRRLEECDGSGNQESQSSVPSSDRTEGTEPPGGQEFRYLELLRLLCGVRYSTVLFVAWFMGFGYGFVFTFLYWHLEDLKGTPTLFGVCSVLSHVSELAAYFTSHKLIELVGHIRVLYIGLACNTARYLYISYLQNAWTVLPMEVLQGVTHAAVWAACISYLSAAVPPALRTSAQGILQGLHLGLGRGCGAMVGGVFVNYFGPAETFRGIGMASLVILLLFAFIQHVTEKSDTEDKMLAENIPVPSSPVPIATIDLVQNQEAETPPVWQEPKLPARKTRHQEDQEDVNKPAWALSVSPWVTIAFALVQIKEVVLMMRTQPLTEVQPLQKGRGRK from the exons ATGGCGCACGACGACCGCATGGCCATTCTGGCGGACGAAGAAGATGAGGAGCAGAAAAGGAGCGATGCTCTTTCTCAGCGTTTTAATCGGCTCTCGCTGGAGGTCCAGGACCAAACCAAACCTACTGACCCTGACCCAGCAATACTGACCCCAGATTCACAGCAtgagctgaactgctgtgaGCGACTGTGTCTCCGGATCAACCGGCACCTCCTCGTCTCCAAAGTgttctacttcttcttctacGCTGCCTACGGCTCGCTGCACCCCCTGCTGGCTGTTTACTATAAGCAGTTGGGGATGACCCCCAGCCACAGTGGCTTGCTGGTGGGGATCAGGTACTTCATCGAGTTCTGCAGCGCCCCCTTTTGGGGCGTGGTGGCCGACCGCTACAGGAAGGGAAaagttgtgttgttgttttctgttttctgctggTTGATGTTTAACTGCGGGATTGGCTTTGTGAAACCAGCGGCCATGAGCTGTAGGCTGGAGAAACCCATGATGACCACCACTTTAAGCCCAACTTTAGCTTCCACTAATGGGACTTTAGCTCCAGCTATAGCTACCAGAAATGAGACTTTAGCCTCAACTGTAGCTTCCACCAATGGGACTTCAGCCTCAACTATAGCTTCCACCAATGGGACTTCAGCCTCAACTATAGCTTCCACCAATGGGACTTCAGCCTCAACTGTAGCTTCCACCAATGGGACTTCAGCCTCAACTGTAGCTTCCACCAATGGGACTTCAGCCTCAACTGTAGCTTCCACCAGCAGCACTTTAGGCCCAATTGTGGCTTCCACCATTGGGACAGGAACAGTCCAGCCACTTAACACCTCATCCAATCACACTAGGCAGCGACGAGATCTGATTGGACATCCTGCCAGATTGTCTCTGTTGTCTTCCAATCAGAAACTGGGCTACAGCTCTCAGCGCTGGTTCAAACGAGATATTAATGTTAGCCTTAGCATGGTTTCTGACCAGAACCTGAGCTCTACCACACGTCCTCAGTCCAGCACCACACCTCGACCACCCCTGAACACCACCACAGCTCCATCACATCACACCACCAAACCGCCGGAATATGTCATTGACTTCAACCCTGACCAGGTTGAGGCCATCTTCCTCCTCATTCTGTTGGTCATCATCATCGGGGAGTTCTTCAGTGCACCTGCAGTCACGATCGTGGACACG GTCACTCTGCAGTATCTGGGTCCGCACCGTGACCGCTACGGCCTGCAGAGGATGTGGGGTTCGCTGGGCTGGGGTTTGGCCATGCTCTTCGTGGGCATCTGGATCGACCACACACACATGGTGTACATCATCGATGGTATAGTTGGCTGCGTTCTGCCCGACTATAAAAACTACCAGATCGCCTTTATCGTTTTCGGGGTGCTGATGGCGATGGCCCTGATCGTGGCCACACAGTTCCAGTTTGACCTCCGAAGGCTGGAGGAGTGCGATGGGAGCGGCAACCAGGAATCCCAGAGCAGTGTGCCATCTTCAGACAGGACCGAGGGCACCGAGCCCCCTGGTGGTCAGGAGTTCCGCTACCTGGAGCTGCTGCGGCTCCTTTGTGGCGTTCGCTACAGCACGGTTCTGTTCGTGGCCTGGTTCATGGGCTTTGGCTACGGATTCGTCTTCACGTTCCTCTACTGGCACCTCGAGGACCTGAAAGGGACCCCCACGCTGTTCGGGGTGTGTTCCGTCCTGAGCCACGTGTCGGAGCTGGCCGCCTACTTCACCAGCCACAAACTCATCGAACTGGTGGGGCACATCAG GGTTCTGTACATTGGGCTGGCTTGTAACACTGCCCGCTACCTTTACATCTCCTACCTGCAGAATGCCTGGACTGTGCTGCCCATGGAGgtgctacaag GTGTGACCCATGCAGCTGTGTGGGCAGCATGTATCTCCTACCTGAGCGCTGCCGTCCCTCCCGCTCTTCGCACCTCCGCCCAGGGCATCCTACAGGGTCTCCACCTTGGCCTGGGCAGAGGCTGCGGCGCCATGGTGGGCGGAGTCTTTGTCAACTACTTCG gCCCTGCGGAGACGTTCAGAGGGATCGGAATGGCCTCTCTGGTCATTCTGCTACTCTTCGCCTTCATCCAGCACGTCACTGAGAAGAGCGACACGG AAGACAAGATGCTTGCAGAGAACATCCCAGTCCCATCCAGTCCAGTTCCAATAGCAACCATAGACCTTGTCCAGAACCAGGAGGCTGAGACTCCTCCTGTCTGGCAGGAGCCCAAACTTCCAGCGCGGAAAACGCGACACCAGGAGGACCAGGAAGATGTGAATAAACCAGCGTGGGCCCTCAGCGTGTCGCCGTGGGTTACCATCGCCTTCGCCTTAGTCCAGATCAAAGAGGTGGTCCTCATGATGAGGACACAGCCACTCACTGAAGTCCAGCCCCTACAG AAGGGACGAG GACGTAAATGA
- the mfsd6a gene encoding major facilitator superfamily domain-containing protein 6-A isoform X1 → MAHDDRMAILADEEDEEQKRSDALSQRFNRLSLEVQDQTKPTDPDPAILTPDSQHELNCCERLCLRINRHLLVSKVFYFFFYAAYGSLHPLLAVYYKQLGMTPSHSGLLVGIRYFIEFCSAPFWGVVADRYRKGKVVLLFSVFCWLMFNCGIGFVKPAAMSCRLEKPMMTTTLSPTLASTNGTLAPAIATRNETLASTVASTNGTSASTIASTNGTSASTIASTNGTSASTVASTNGTSASTVASTNGTSASTVASTSSTLGPIVASTIGTGTVQPLNTSSNHTRQRRDLIGHPARLSLLSSNQKLGYSSQRWFKRDINVSLSMVSDQNLSSTTRPQSSTTPRPPLNTTTAPSHHTTKPPEYVIDFNPDQVEAIFLLILLVIIIGEFFSAPAVTIVDTVTLQYLGPHRDRYGLQRMWGSLGWGLAMLFVGIWIDHTHMVYIIDGIVGCVLPDYKNYQIAFIVFGVLMAMALIVATQFQFDLRRLEECDGSGNQESQSSVPSSDRTEGTEPPGGQEFRYLELLRLLCGVRYSTVLFVAWFMGFGYGFVFTFLYWHLEDLKGTPTLFGVCSVLSHVSELAAYFTSHKLIELVGHIRVLYIGLACNTARYLYISYLQNAWTVLPMEVLQGVTHAAVWAACISYLSAAVPPALRTSAQGILQGLHLGLGRGCGAMVGGVFVNYFGPAETFRGIGMASLVILLLFAFIQHVTEKSDTEDKMLAENIPVPSSPVPIATIDLVQNQEAETPPVWQEPKLPARKTRHQEDQEDVNKPAWALSVSPWVTIAFALVQIKEVVLMMRTQPLTEVQPLQDVNEPSPDSQDEDLTPRSPVSAAQPEGSPSSLHSLPDRGSLEN, encoded by the exons ATGGCGCACGACGACCGCATGGCCATTCTGGCGGACGAAGAAGATGAGGAGCAGAAAAGGAGCGATGCTCTTTCTCAGCGTTTTAATCGGCTCTCGCTGGAGGTCCAGGACCAAACCAAACCTACTGACCCTGACCCAGCAATACTGACCCCAGATTCACAGCAtgagctgaactgctgtgaGCGACTGTGTCTCCGGATCAACCGGCACCTCCTCGTCTCCAAAGTgttctacttcttcttctacGCTGCCTACGGCTCGCTGCACCCCCTGCTGGCTGTTTACTATAAGCAGTTGGGGATGACCCCCAGCCACAGTGGCTTGCTGGTGGGGATCAGGTACTTCATCGAGTTCTGCAGCGCCCCCTTTTGGGGCGTGGTGGCCGACCGCTACAGGAAGGGAAaagttgtgttgttgttttctgttttctgctggTTGATGTTTAACTGCGGGATTGGCTTTGTGAAACCAGCGGCCATGAGCTGTAGGCTGGAGAAACCCATGATGACCACCACTTTAAGCCCAACTTTAGCTTCCACTAATGGGACTTTAGCTCCAGCTATAGCTACCAGAAATGAGACTTTAGCCTCAACTGTAGCTTCCACCAATGGGACTTCAGCCTCAACTATAGCTTCCACCAATGGGACTTCAGCCTCAACTATAGCTTCCACCAATGGGACTTCAGCCTCAACTGTAGCTTCCACCAATGGGACTTCAGCCTCAACTGTAGCTTCCACCAATGGGACTTCAGCCTCAACTGTAGCTTCCACCAGCAGCACTTTAGGCCCAATTGTGGCTTCCACCATTGGGACAGGAACAGTCCAGCCACTTAACACCTCATCCAATCACACTAGGCAGCGACGAGATCTGATTGGACATCCTGCCAGATTGTCTCTGTTGTCTTCCAATCAGAAACTGGGCTACAGCTCTCAGCGCTGGTTCAAACGAGATATTAATGTTAGCCTTAGCATGGTTTCTGACCAGAACCTGAGCTCTACCACACGTCCTCAGTCCAGCACCACACCTCGACCACCCCTGAACACCACCACAGCTCCATCACATCACACCACCAAACCGCCGGAATATGTCATTGACTTCAACCCTGACCAGGTTGAGGCCATCTTCCTCCTCATTCTGTTGGTCATCATCATCGGGGAGTTCTTCAGTGCACCTGCAGTCACGATCGTGGACACG GTCACTCTGCAGTATCTGGGTCCGCACCGTGACCGCTACGGCCTGCAGAGGATGTGGGGTTCGCTGGGCTGGGGTTTGGCCATGCTCTTCGTGGGCATCTGGATCGACCACACACACATGGTGTACATCATCGATGGTATAGTTGGCTGCGTTCTGCCCGACTATAAAAACTACCAGATCGCCTTTATCGTTTTCGGGGTGCTGATGGCGATGGCCCTGATCGTGGCCACACAGTTCCAGTTTGACCTCCGAAGGCTGGAGGAGTGCGATGGGAGCGGCAACCAGGAATCCCAGAGCAGTGTGCCATCTTCAGACAGGACCGAGGGCACCGAGCCCCCTGGTGGTCAGGAGTTCCGCTACCTGGAGCTGCTGCGGCTCCTTTGTGGCGTTCGCTACAGCACGGTTCTGTTCGTGGCCTGGTTCATGGGCTTTGGCTACGGATTCGTCTTCACGTTCCTCTACTGGCACCTCGAGGACCTGAAAGGGACCCCCACGCTGTTCGGGGTGTGTTCCGTCCTGAGCCACGTGTCGGAGCTGGCCGCCTACTTCACCAGCCACAAACTCATCGAACTGGTGGGGCACATCAG GGTTCTGTACATTGGGCTGGCTTGTAACACTGCCCGCTACCTTTACATCTCCTACCTGCAGAATGCCTGGACTGTGCTGCCCATGGAGgtgctacaag GTGTGACCCATGCAGCTGTGTGGGCAGCATGTATCTCCTACCTGAGCGCTGCCGTCCCTCCCGCTCTTCGCACCTCCGCCCAGGGCATCCTACAGGGTCTCCACCTTGGCCTGGGCAGAGGCTGCGGCGCCATGGTGGGCGGAGTCTTTGTCAACTACTTCG gCCCTGCGGAGACGTTCAGAGGGATCGGAATGGCCTCTCTGGTCATTCTGCTACTCTTCGCCTTCATCCAGCACGTCACTGAGAAGAGCGACACGG AAGACAAGATGCTTGCAGAGAACATCCCAGTCCCATCCAGTCCAGTTCCAATAGCAACCATAGACCTTGTCCAGAACCAGGAGGCTGAGACTCCTCCTGTCTGGCAGGAGCCCAAACTTCCAGCGCGGAAAACGCGACACCAGGAGGACCAGGAAGATGTGAATAAACCAGCGTGGGCCCTCAGCGTGTCGCCGTGGGTTACCATCGCCTTCGCCTTAGTCCAGATCAAAGAGGTGGTCCTCATGATGAGGACACAGCCACTCACTGAAGTCCAGCCCCTACAG GACGTAAATGAGCCTTCTCCAGACTCCCAGGATGAGGACTTAACCCCCAGGAGTCCCGTTAGTGCTGCCCAGCCGGAAGGCTCTCCCAGCAGTCTGCACTCCCTGCCGGACAGGGGGTCCCTGGAGAACTGA
- the mfsd6a gene encoding major facilitator superfamily domain-containing protein 6-A isoform X3, translating to MAHDDRMAILADEEDEEQKRSDALSQRFNRLSLEVQDQTKPTDPDPAILTPDSQHELNCCERLCLRINRHLLVSKVFYFFFYAAYGSLHPLLAVYYKQLGMTPSHSGLLVGIRYFIEFCSAPFWGVVADRYRKGKVVLLFSVFCWLMFNCGIGFVKPAAMSCRLEKPMMTTTLSPTLASTNGTLAPAIATRNETLASTVASTNGTSASTIASTNGTSASTIASTNGTSASTVASTNGTSASTVASTNGTSASTVASTSSTLGPIVASTIGTGTVQPLNTSSNHTRQRRDLIGHPARLSLLSSNQKLGYSSQRWFKRDINVSLSMVSDQNLSSTTRPQSSTTPRPPLNTTTAPSHHTTKPPEYVIDFNPDQVEAIFLLILLVIIIGEFFSAPAVTIVDTVTLQYLGPHRDRYGLQRMWGSLGWGLAMLFVGIWIDHTHMVYIIDGIVGCVLPDYKNYQIAFIVFGVLMAMALIVATQFQFDLRRLEECDGSGNQESQSSVPSSDRTEGTEPPGGQEFRYLELLRLLCGVRYSTVLFVAWFMGFGYGFVFTFLYWHLEDLKGTPTLFGVCSVLSHVSELAAYFTSHKLIELVGHIRVLYIGLACNTARYLYISYLQNAWTVLPMEVLQGVTHAAVWAACISYLSAAVPPALRTSAQGILQGLHLGLGRGCGAMVGGVFVNYFGPAETFRGIGMASLVILLLFAFIQHVTEKSDTEDKMLAENIPVPSSPVPIATIDLVQNQEAETPPVWQEPKLPARKTRHQEDQEDVNKPAWALSVSPWVTIAFALVQIKEVVLMMRTQPLTEVQPLQGRGRK from the exons ATGGCGCACGACGACCGCATGGCCATTCTGGCGGACGAAGAAGATGAGGAGCAGAAAAGGAGCGATGCTCTTTCTCAGCGTTTTAATCGGCTCTCGCTGGAGGTCCAGGACCAAACCAAACCTACTGACCCTGACCCAGCAATACTGACCCCAGATTCACAGCAtgagctgaactgctgtgaGCGACTGTGTCTCCGGATCAACCGGCACCTCCTCGTCTCCAAAGTgttctacttcttcttctacGCTGCCTACGGCTCGCTGCACCCCCTGCTGGCTGTTTACTATAAGCAGTTGGGGATGACCCCCAGCCACAGTGGCTTGCTGGTGGGGATCAGGTACTTCATCGAGTTCTGCAGCGCCCCCTTTTGGGGCGTGGTGGCCGACCGCTACAGGAAGGGAAaagttgtgttgttgttttctgttttctgctggTTGATGTTTAACTGCGGGATTGGCTTTGTGAAACCAGCGGCCATGAGCTGTAGGCTGGAGAAACCCATGATGACCACCACTTTAAGCCCAACTTTAGCTTCCACTAATGGGACTTTAGCTCCAGCTATAGCTACCAGAAATGAGACTTTAGCCTCAACTGTAGCTTCCACCAATGGGACTTCAGCCTCAACTATAGCTTCCACCAATGGGACTTCAGCCTCAACTATAGCTTCCACCAATGGGACTTCAGCCTCAACTGTAGCTTCCACCAATGGGACTTCAGCCTCAACTGTAGCTTCCACCAATGGGACTTCAGCCTCAACTGTAGCTTCCACCAGCAGCACTTTAGGCCCAATTGTGGCTTCCACCATTGGGACAGGAACAGTCCAGCCACTTAACACCTCATCCAATCACACTAGGCAGCGACGAGATCTGATTGGACATCCTGCCAGATTGTCTCTGTTGTCTTCCAATCAGAAACTGGGCTACAGCTCTCAGCGCTGGTTCAAACGAGATATTAATGTTAGCCTTAGCATGGTTTCTGACCAGAACCTGAGCTCTACCACACGTCCTCAGTCCAGCACCACACCTCGACCACCCCTGAACACCACCACAGCTCCATCACATCACACCACCAAACCGCCGGAATATGTCATTGACTTCAACCCTGACCAGGTTGAGGCCATCTTCCTCCTCATTCTGTTGGTCATCATCATCGGGGAGTTCTTCAGTGCACCTGCAGTCACGATCGTGGACACG GTCACTCTGCAGTATCTGGGTCCGCACCGTGACCGCTACGGCCTGCAGAGGATGTGGGGTTCGCTGGGCTGGGGTTTGGCCATGCTCTTCGTGGGCATCTGGATCGACCACACACACATGGTGTACATCATCGATGGTATAGTTGGCTGCGTTCTGCCCGACTATAAAAACTACCAGATCGCCTTTATCGTTTTCGGGGTGCTGATGGCGATGGCCCTGATCGTGGCCACACAGTTCCAGTTTGACCTCCGAAGGCTGGAGGAGTGCGATGGGAGCGGCAACCAGGAATCCCAGAGCAGTGTGCCATCTTCAGACAGGACCGAGGGCACCGAGCCCCCTGGTGGTCAGGAGTTCCGCTACCTGGAGCTGCTGCGGCTCCTTTGTGGCGTTCGCTACAGCACGGTTCTGTTCGTGGCCTGGTTCATGGGCTTTGGCTACGGATTCGTCTTCACGTTCCTCTACTGGCACCTCGAGGACCTGAAAGGGACCCCCACGCTGTTCGGGGTGTGTTCCGTCCTGAGCCACGTGTCGGAGCTGGCCGCCTACTTCACCAGCCACAAACTCATCGAACTGGTGGGGCACATCAG GGTTCTGTACATTGGGCTGGCTTGTAACACTGCCCGCTACCTTTACATCTCCTACCTGCAGAATGCCTGGACTGTGCTGCCCATGGAGgtgctacaag GTGTGACCCATGCAGCTGTGTGGGCAGCATGTATCTCCTACCTGAGCGCTGCCGTCCCTCCCGCTCTTCGCACCTCCGCCCAGGGCATCCTACAGGGTCTCCACCTTGGCCTGGGCAGAGGCTGCGGCGCCATGGTGGGCGGAGTCTTTGTCAACTACTTCG gCCCTGCGGAGACGTTCAGAGGGATCGGAATGGCCTCTCTGGTCATTCTGCTACTCTTCGCCTTCATCCAGCACGTCACTGAGAAGAGCGACACGG AAGACAAGATGCTTGCAGAGAACATCCCAGTCCCATCCAGTCCAGTTCCAATAGCAACCATAGACCTTGTCCAGAACCAGGAGGCTGAGACTCCTCCTGTCTGGCAGGAGCCCAAACTTCCAGCGCGGAAAACGCGACACCAGGAGGACCAGGAAGATGTGAATAAACCAGCGTGGGCCCTCAGCGTGTCGCCGTGGGTTACCATCGCCTTCGCCTTAGTCCAGATCAAAGAGGTGGTCCTCATGATGAGGACACAGCCACTCACTGAAGTCCAGCCCCTACAG GGACGAG GACGTAAATGA